In Bacteroidales bacterium, the following proteins share a genomic window:
- a CDS encoding nucleotidyl transferase AbiEii/AbiGii toxin family protein: protein MLIDKEKLKDIIPAIAAEHRFRQAIVEKDYYLTVILNSIASSLSGDIAFKGGTLLNKIHLNYHRLSEDLDFSYCGEMDLTARSDRSAAIAPIKEKMPGFLTSLGLRSDKPRGEGFNNSKQYVFNVLYPSVITGGEGNIKIEVSLRQKPYDRPVMNVIRHFYKDPFTGQNLIPEHKILSLSLNEAVAEKLKAAITRKDPAIRDYYDLWHIAEAKFDFRNEHFMEIFKNKLADEGYQGDFKDKFGLSEVKLDLLTRQIETDLIPVIRIDEVFDLSKVFSRFNKILGHEFHK, encoded by the coding sequence TTGTTAATCGATAAAGAAAAACTTAAGGACATAATCCCGGCCATCGCGGCCGAGCATCGTTTTCGGCAGGCGATCGTCGAAAAAGACTATTATCTTACGGTCATTCTTAACAGCATTGCCTCGTCGCTTAGCGGGGACATCGCATTTAAGGGCGGCACCCTCTTGAATAAGATCCATCTCAATTATCACCGGTTAAGCGAGGACCTGGATTTTAGCTACTGTGGGGAAATGGATTTGACCGCTCGTTCAGATCGGTCGGCTGCCATCGCTCCTATAAAAGAAAAAATGCCGGGATTTTTGACCTCTTTAGGTTTAAGGAGCGACAAGCCCAGGGGGGAAGGCTTTAATAACTCCAAGCAGTACGTGTTTAATGTCCTTTATCCTTCTGTTATAACCGGCGGGGAGGGAAATATTAAAATTGAGGTTTCTCTCAGGCAAAAGCCGTACGACCGGCCTGTTATGAATGTTATCCGCCATTTTTACAAGGACCCTTTTACCGGCCAGAACCTGATCCCCGAACACAAAATATTATCGCTTTCTTTAAATGAAGCGGTAGCGGAAAAACTGAAGGCCGCGATCACCAGAAAAGACCCGGCAATACGCGATTACTATGATCTCTGGCATATAGCCGAAGCTAAATTCGATTTCCGCAACGAACATTTTATGGAAATATTCAAAAATAAGTTGGCTGATGAGGGATATCAAGGCGATTTTAAAGATAAGTTTGGTTTGAGCGAAGTTAAGCTGGATTTACTGACACGACAGATCGAAACGGATTTAATACCCGTTATTAGAATTGACGAAGTGTTTGACCTTAGTAAAGTGTTTAGTCGCTTCAATAAAATATTAGGACACGAGTTCCATAAGTAA